A section of the Triticum dicoccoides isolate Atlit2015 ecotype Zavitan chromosome 7A, WEW_v2.0, whole genome shotgun sequence genome encodes:
- the LOC119331381 gene encoding U-box domain-containing protein 70-like, with product MEAEEERAAEAQREKEAGNDAYRKQYLETAVEHYTRGAALDPRDISFLTNRAAAYLLMSKYRECVRDCEEAVERGRELRADNRLLARALSRKAAALLKLAACAADYAPVVRALQQSLAEHYCEDTRDKLDQAETARKEIEERERLDQEAADHHRQRGNELFQRKNYQEATAHYTEAIEKNPNDPRVFSNRAQCHIYLGNLPKGLEDAEKCIELDPTFLKGYLRKANVQFLMEYYESALATYIEGLKCDPNNLVVINGLRRCAACINRSNGGDVGPDDLEDILGNVSSDNDLRHKLQKLMEEAAALKKEASDERLRRIESERMARTSEDLYLNQVQQRREAEECLSKIEQEFQQLKVRQDEVSEEFQKATEHNENLQHQLTETIRALESMRGNATSASPSSSGSVLDENHIPSYFICPISQDVMNDPHIAADGFTYEGDFIRSWFSTGSDTSPMTNLPLEHDELIPNIALRSAIQEWLQQQNVAA from the exons atggaggcggaggaggagcgggCCGCGGAGGCGCAGCGGGAGAAGGAGGCCGGCAACGACGCCTACCGCAAGCAGTACCTGGAGACGGCCGTGGAGCACTACACCCGCGGCGCCGCCCTCGACCCCCGCGACATCTCCTTCCTCACCAACCGCGCCGCCGCCTACCTCCTCATGTCCAAG TACAGGGAGTGCGTGAGGGACtgcgaggaggcggtggagaggggCAGGGAGCTCCGCGCCGACAACAGGCTGCTGGCCCGCGCGCTGTCGCGGAAGGCGGCCGCGCTGCTCAAGCTCGCGGCCTGCGCCGCCGACTACGCGCCGGTGGTCAGGGCGCTGCAGCAGTCGCTCGCCGAGCACTACTGCGAGGACACGCGCGACAAGCTGGACCAGGCGGAGACCGCCAGGAAGGAGATCGAGGAGCGGGAGCGGCTGGATCAGGAGGCCGCCGACCACCACCGCCAGAGAG GCAATGAATTATTCCAGAGGAAAAATTATCAGGAAGCAACAGCTCACTATACTGAAGCTATTGAAAAGAATCCAAATGATCCCAGA GTCTTTAGCAATAGAGCTCAATGCCACATCTATCTAGGAAATCTGCCTAAAGGTCTGGAAGATGCCGAAAAATGTATTGAGTTGGATCCCACTTTCCTGAAGGGCTATTTGCGTAAAGCGAATGTACAATTCCTGATGGAGTATTATGAAAGTGCTCTGGCAACATACATAGAGGGTCTTAAGTGTGATCCAAACAATCTCGTTGTAATTAATGGCTTAAGGAG ATGTGCAGCATGCATTAACAGATCTAATGGCGGTGATGTTGGGCCTGATGATTTGGAAGACATCTTG GGGAATGTTAGTTCAGATAATGATTTGCGTCATAAACTCCAAAAACTCATGGAAGAAGCTGCAGCACTCAAGAAGGAAGCCTCTGATGAGCGCTTGAGGCGGATTGAATCTGAACGAATG GCCAGGACATCAGAGGACTTATATTTAAACCAAGTCCAACAACGAAGAGAAGCTGAGGAATGTCTTTCGAAAATAGAACAAGAGTTCCAACAACTTAAAGTTCGGCAAGATGAGGTCAgtgaggaatttcagaaagccaccgaGCACAATGAGAATCTTCAACACCAGCTCACAGAAACAATAAGGGCGCTCGAGTCCATGAGGGGCAATGCAACGTCAGCTTCTCCTTCGTCTTCGGGATCAGTGCTGGATGAAAACCACATACCGTCGTACTTCATCTGCCCTATATCCCAG GATGTGATGAACGACCCTCACATTGCGGCGGATGGCTTCACCTACGAAGGCGATTTCATCCGGAGCTGGTTCAGCACGGGCAGCGACACGTCCCCGATGACCAACCTGCCGCTCGAGCACGACGAGCTCATCCCCAACATCGCCCTCCGCTCCGCCATCCAGGAGTGGCTCCAGCAGCAGAACGTGGCAGCATGA